AACAGCATCTCTACCATAATGAAGTTCGGGATAAATCACTCCCCCATTGCCTTCGCCACCAATAACTGCATCAACTTCCTTCATTTTATTAACAACATTCACTTCGCCAACAGCAGAAGCGTAGTATTTTCCGCCTTTCTGCAATGTAATGTCTTTAAGTGCTTGCGATGAGCTAAGATTTGAAACAGTATTTCCTATTTTATGAGATAAAACGAAGTCGGCAGCAGCAACTAAAGTATATTCTTCGCCAAACATTTCGCCATTTTCGCAAATTAAAGCAAGTCTGTCAACATCTGGGTCAACAGAAATGCCTAAATCAGCTTTATTAGCGACTACCTCGCTTGATAATTCCGTTAAATGCTGCGGAAGTGGCTCAGGATTATGAGCAAACTTGCCGTAATCACTATTGTTTATGATTTTATATTTAACATTTAAAGCGTCAAAAAGAATAGGTAAAATCAGCCCACCAGTAGAGTTTATAACATCTGCTACAACAAAGAAACCTGCATCTGCAATAGCTTTTTTGTTAATGATGGGCAGATTTAAAACAGCTTCTACATGTTTGTGCATGAAAGTATCATCATAGGAAATACTTCCTAGATTTTTTTCATCAGCACAAATAAAATCATTCTTTTCAATTAATTCAAGTAACTTTTTGCCCGTTTCTGGCGAAATAAATTCACCATTTTTATTAAAAAATTTAAGTGCATTCCAATTAGCTGGATTGTGGCTTGCTGTTAAAATAATTCCTGCGTCAGCCTTTGACATAATCACAGCCATTTCTAAGGTTGGCGTAGTTGTGTATCCTGTTTGGATTACATCTGCACCCGCAGCACGCATCGCTGACACAACGAGACTTTCAAAGATTTCACCAGAAACTCTACCGTCTCTCCCAACGACTACGGTTATTTTCTTTTTATTTTCAGTTTTCAGCAATGTAGCAAAAGCCAAGCAATATTGCACAATCAATACTGGATCAAGTCCTTCGCCCATTTTTTCGCCAAGCGTACCGCGAATTCCACTTATACTCTTAATAATAGGCATAAAAAGTCAAATTTATTGAGAAAATTTATTTAGCTTTTCCCTGCCCTGCTACTTTATCTAACGCTGCTTTAAGAGTTGCTTCATCTGCCAAAAATTTAGATGAAACAACTTTCAAATTATCGTCAAGGGTGTAAACGAGAGGAATTCCTGTTGGTATATTGTATTTTAAAATAGCTTCATCACTCATTCCCTCAAGATACTTAACCACAGCTCTCAAGCTATTGCCATGAGCTGTAACTAAAACGCGTTTTCCATTTTTCAAAGCTGGAGCTATTTCGTTTTCCCAAAGAGGAATTACACGCCCAACTGTATCTTTAAGGCACTCACCTCTCATATACATTAAGTTATCTACATCTTTGTATCTAGCTTCATTTAAGAAATGCTTAACATCAGCTTCTTCTAGCAATGGTGGACGTACATCATAAGCACGACGCCATAATAAAACTTGTTCCTCGCCATATTTTGCTGCCATTTCAGACTTATTCAATCCTTGCAAAATACCATAATGTTTTTCATTTAGTCGCCATGAATGTTTTACTGGCAGCCACATTCTGTCCATCTCTTCCAAAGCCAGCCACAATGTTTTTATAGCTCTTCTTAATACAGATGTATATGCAATATCAAATTCAAAATTATTTTCTTTTAAGGCTTTGCCTGCATTTTTCGCTTCGATTATTCCTTTTTCGCTTAAATCAACATCTGTCCAACCAGTAAAACGATTTTGACTGTTATATTCACTTTCTCCGTGTCTTAATAATACTAATGTTTTCATAATTTGTTATAATTCGTTAGGGTTTTATGCAAAGATAATATTTTAAATGATTTTTACAAATTTTAAATGATTTGGGGGAAGTTTATTTTTTACTGATATTAGGTTTAGTTTTTTAAATACTTATACTAACTTTAAAAAAATTTAATTTACAAATACAAATATGTGTTTTATATCGAAAAAATTTTAATTTTGTGCATTAATTAGTTTTATATAAAATGTTATGAGAAAAATATTATTATTTGCCATAATGGCTATTTCGTTCAATTTGACTACTAAGTCTCAGGAAGTTGATTTACGTAGCGTTGTTGCTGTGATTCATCCAAATTATTACGAAAGCAGCACAAAGTTTCTAAATGACTTTAGCAGTATGCTACGTAAAGATGGCTATGTAAAAGCTGCTGATTGGTTAGAAAGCTATGCCAAAGGCGGATTTGGCACAGGATTTGCTTATCAAGACACTACAACAAAAGAAATTTTCATTATTACAAACCGCCACGTAGTTATGCTTGCTAATAGCGCTACAATAGAATTCATAGGAAGCGATAAATCTGTGGTAAAATATGAAAACTGCCCGGTTGTAGCCGTTGATGACAAAATAGATTTAGCTCTTATAGCCTTGCCATACGGGGTACAACGTCCTTCATTAACCTTTGCTAAACAAGAAATAAAAGATGGCGAAGATGTTTTTACTGCAAGCTATCCTGCTTTGGGAGGTAAACCTTCATGGCAATTTGGTAAAGGAGTTGTTTCTAATTCTAAATTCTATTCAACAATTCTTGAAGAATATGAAAACATACCTTTAATACAACACACAGCACAAATAGATGCAGGTAGCTCTGGCAGCCCACTTTTAATAAAATCAGCAGAATCTGCAAACGGTTATCATGTAGTAGGTTTAAGCACTTGGAAAGCCTTGGCTCGCGAAAATGCAAACATTGCTATCCCTGCTAAATACATTATTAATTTTATAAATGAACATAATCAATCCAAAATTACAATATCTAACGAAGCTCAGTTACTTGAAAAAGCCAATGAATTTGTCAAAGCATTAGATGATTATAAAAAAATCATTCCATTTATCTCTTATGAATATCTTTCTGAAATTACACCTGGTGACTTCAATGATTGGTACCGTGCCTGTCCAAAAGAAGCTAAAGACGTAATAGTAAAGCACTTTAACAAATCAAATCCAATAGAAGGCGTACGCACTGCTTTGGCTTATGCTATCTACAACAAAATGACAAAGAAAAGTTTAAAAGTTGTTGACGTTGATAATAGTAACGTAAATATGCTTTATGAAAACAAACCTGCCACAAGTCAATGGGTAGAAGAGCAAGGTAATTTGCGCGTTAAAAGCCTTTCTTTTTTCAATGCAAGAACATCTGGTAAAAATGGAATAGCCACAGATTTTGGATACAAGTCATCTCTTGCGTTTGGTATTTCTAAAGCGCCTGCTCATA
The DNA window shown above is from Bacteroidales bacterium and carries:
- a CDS encoding phosphoglucosamine mutase — protein: MPIIKSISGIRGTLGEKMGEGLDPVLIVQYCLAFATLLKTENKKKITVVVGRDGRVSGEIFESLVVSAMRAAGADVIQTGYTTTPTLEMAVIMSKADAGIILTASHNPANWNALKFFNKNGEFISPETGKKLLELIEKNDFICADEKNLGSISYDDTFMHKHVEAVLNLPIINKKAIADAGFFVVADVINSTGGLILPILFDALNVKYKIINNSDYGKFAHNPEPLPQHLTELSSEVVANKADLGISVDPDVDRLALICENGEMFGEEYTLVAAADFVLSHKIGNTVSNLSSSQALKDITLQKGGKYYASAVGEVNVVNKMKEVDAVIGGEGNGGVIYPELHYGRDAV
- the gpmA gene encoding 2,3-diphosphoglycerate-dependent phosphoglycerate mutase yields the protein MKTLVLLRHGESEYNSQNRFTGWTDVDLSEKGIIEAKNAGKALKENNFEFDIAYTSVLRRAIKTLWLALEEMDRMWLPVKHSWRLNEKHYGILQGLNKSEMAAKYGEEQVLLWRRAYDVRPPLLEEADVKHFLNEARYKDVDNLMYMRGECLKDTVGRVIPLWENEIAPALKNGKRVLVTAHGNSLRAVVKYLEGMSDEAILKYNIPTGIPLVYTLDDNLKVVSSKFLADEATLKAALDKVAGQGKAK
- a CDS encoding trypsin-like peptidase domain-containing protein; amino-acid sequence: MRKILLFAIMAISFNLTTKSQEVDLRSVVAVIHPNYYESSTKFLNDFSSMLRKDGYVKAADWLESYAKGGFGTGFAYQDTTTKEIFIITNRHVVMLANSATIEFIGSDKSVVKYENCPVVAVDDKIDLALIALPYGVQRPSLTFAKQEIKDGEDVFTASYPALGGKPSWQFGKGVVSNSKFYSTILEEYENIPLIQHTAQIDAGSSGSPLLIKSAESANGYHVVGLSTWKALARENANIAIPAKYIINFINEHNQSKITISNEAQLLEKANEFVKALDDYKKIIPFISYEYLSEITPGDFNDWYRACPKEAKDVIVKHFNKSNPIEGVRTALAYAIYNKMTKKSLKVVDVDNSNVNMLYENKPATSQWVEEQGNLRVKSLSFFNARTSGKNGIATDFGYKSSLAFGISKAPAHKSNLLFNISYCNTTRTFMTYDVTLKFGSIPINQNSYNYSTSTRDTTTVILKTIGIDLSYGGQLPIRLGPICLIPYIKPFVGTNMVEDGFIFNYGVKSGLETAYRINNRNYLILGIGYKFTRLAVAEFFRDTYVKTKFHNFDTFIKITL